Proteins from a genomic interval of Terriglobia bacterium:
- a CDS encoding YHS domain-containing protein, with product MAIDPVCGMEVDDRSAKERAIHQGTTYYFCSEDCKDEFEAAPEDYIGGEEEMTGT from the coding sequence ATGGCTATCGACCCAGTGTGTGGCATGGAAGTCGACGACCGCTCCGCCAAAGAACGCGCAATCCATCAGGGGACGACGTACTACTTCTGCAGTGAGGACTGCAAAGACGAGTTTGAAGCCGCGCCGGAAGACTACATTGGCGGCGAAGAGGAGATGACGGGTACCTAG